The proteins below come from a single Procambarus clarkii isolate CNS0578487 chromosome 54, FALCON_Pclarkii_2.0, whole genome shotgun sequence genomic window:
- the LOC123752275 gene encoding uncharacterized protein — protein MKLLVFVILAAAACASEIEKRDAEPSYVTSNYGSAYPAYIHHYHNGKRSAEPEPEPSYPIYSSGLRFGYGHHYYKRSAEPEPEPSYPIYSSGLRYGYGHHYYKRSAEPEPEPLYPVYYAPRHSYRRHFYKRSAEPEPEPLYPVYYAPRHSYRRHYYKRSAEPEPEPSYTLYSAPRHSYRRHFYKRSADPEPSYSVFSNYGYRPLNPYIHHLY, from the exons ATGAAGCTCTTG GTGTTTGTGATCCTGGCAGCTGCCGCTTGCGCTTCTGAGATTGAGAAGCGAGATGCGGAGCCCAGTTACGTGACGAGCAATTACGGTAGTGCTTACCCTGCATACATTCACCATTACCACAATGGAAAGAGGTCTGCCGAGCCAGAGCCTGAACCATCATACCCAATTTATTCCTCCGGCCTTCGATTTGGTTATGGCCACCATTACTACAAGAGGTCTGCCGAACCAGAGCCTGAACCATCATACCCAATTTATTCCTCCGGCCTTCGATATGGTTATGGCCACCATTACTACAAGAGGTCTGCCGAACCAGAGCCTGAACCATTGTATCCTGTCTACTACGCTCCCCGTCACAGTTATCGCCGCCATTTCTACAAGAGGTCTGCCGAACCAGAGCCTGAACCATTGTATCCTGTCTACTACGCTCCCCGTCACAGTTATCGCCGCCATTACTACAAGAGGTCTGCCGAACCAGAACCTGAACCATCGTATACTCTCTACTCCGCTCCCCGTCACAGTTATCGCCGCCATTTCTACAAGAGGTCTGCAGATCCTGAACCATCCTACTCAGTCTTCTCTAATTATGGTTACCGGCCACTAAACCCTTATATTCACCACCTTTACTAG